In Vagococcus hydrophili, one DNA window encodes the following:
- a CDS encoding HAD family hydrolase, which produces MTKIAFFDVDGTLCNSSGVVLESSVTAIRNFRAEGNLAYICTGRSKPEILDSILDVGFDGIIGAGGGYIVMNDEVVSHKTMPKDAVLEIIEFFGQHDVGYYLESNDGLFGSENCERKIKEEVKKVSEQEGTPFEEMSDKMEWFFELTRNYDNEQVDHGNVNKISFINNTIPFKEIDAKFGEEFHMYHSTVHLFGPESGEIAVKGIDKEKAVTFVLDHLNLTKEDAIAFGDGDNDLSMFKAVGYKVAMANATDNLKAVADEVTADADEDGIAISLEKQAW; this is translated from the coding sequence ATGACAAAAATAGCATTTTTTGATGTGGATGGGACATTGTGTAATAGTAGTGGTGTGGTACTGGAATCAAGTGTCACAGCGATTCGTAACTTTAGAGCTGAGGGTAATTTAGCTTATATTTGTACAGGTCGTTCTAAACCTGAAATTTTAGATAGTATATTAGATGTAGGTTTTGACGGCATTATCGGAGCTGGTGGTGGTTATATTGTGATGAATGATGAAGTAGTGAGTCACAAGACAATGCCAAAAGATGCGGTACTAGAGATTATTGAGTTCTTTGGTCAGCATGATGTTGGTTACTACTTAGAGTCTAATGACGGTCTTTTTGGTAGTGAGAATTGCGAGCGCAAGATTAAAGAAGAAGTTAAAAAAGTATCAGAGCAAGAAGGAACTCCTTTTGAAGAGATGAGTGACAAGATGGAATGGTTCTTTGAACTGACTCGTAATTACGATAATGAGCAAGTCGATCATGGTAACGTGAATAAGATTTCATTTATTAATAATACGATTCCTTTTAAAGAAATTGATGCTAAATTTGGTGAAGAGTTCCATATGTATCATTCAACGGTTCATTTGTTTGGTCCTGAAAGTGGAGAAATTGCTGTTAAGGGCATCGATAAAGAGAAGGCAGTTACCTTTGTTTTAGATCATTTGAACTTAACGAAAGAAGACGCGATTGCTTTTGGAGATGGAGATAATGACTTATCAATGTTTAAAGCAGTGGGGTATAAAGTTGCTATGGCAAACGCGACAGACAATTTAAAAGCAGTAGCAGATGAAGTGACAGCTGATGCAGATGAAGACGGCATTGCCATTAGTTTAGAGAAACAAGCGTGGTGA
- a CDS encoding ABC transporter substrate-binding protein: MKGWFIIATIRLQQNRINPLVLPVILAQELNLFEKHGVSVQLSLADDFIFQGKAAFLEGHVDAQMGDTSFFFYYLKDGKKAVITSTLTRTIQLVGYKHANLLTDFRVGINRTGLFKFFLETYLYDCLPKTSYVYINNTYERMEKLKNHEIDGLVAIDPFVSEALTIPETEVIWHSNELDACFVMWCFDSDFVKENPKDVKNFHLALEEAQHLFNRQTPEEKVALLVEHCHLPMEKAQVFTEFSYEEQQNYSELDFMLLQEWLYRNKEIDSKLSPENGIFKTFN, encoded by the coding sequence TTGAAAGGATGGTTTATTATCGCAACCATTAGATTACAACAAAATAGAATTAATCCTCTTGTTTTACCTGTCATTTTAGCTCAAGAACTTAACCTTTTTGAAAAACACGGGGTATCCGTTCAACTTTCCTTGGCTGATGATTTCATCTTCCAAGGAAAGGCTGCCTTTTTAGAAGGGCACGTGGATGCTCAAATGGGGGACACCTCCTTCTTCTTTTACTACCTAAAGGATGGTAAAAAGGCTGTGATTACTTCCACATTAACTAGAACCATTCAACTAGTTGGATACAAACATGCTAACCTATTAACTGATTTTAGAGTGGGGATTAATCGAACAGGTCTTTTTAAATTTTTCTTGGAGACTTATCTTTATGATTGTCTTCCTAAAACAAGCTATGTTTATATCAACAATACCTACGAGCGAATGGAGAAGCTTAAAAATCATGAAATTGATGGTTTGGTGGCGATTGATCCTTTTGTTTCAGAAGCCTTAACCATTCCTGAGACAGAAGTTATCTGGCATTCCAATGAACTCGACGCTTGCTTTGTGATGTGGTGTTTTGATTCGGATTTTGTTAAAGAGAATCCAAAAGATGTGAAAAATTTTCATTTAGCTTTGGAAGAAGCTCAACACTTATTTAATCGCCAAACACCAGAAGAAAAAGTTGCTCTTCTTGTAGAACACTGTCATTTACCAATGGAGAAAGCTCAAGTCTTTACTGAATTTTCTTATGAAGAACAACAAAATTACTCAGAACTAGATTTCATGTTACTTCAAGAGTGGTTATATCGAAACAAAGAGATAGACAGTAAGTTATCACCTGAAAATGGTATTTTTAAAACATTTAATTAA
- a CDS encoding prenyltransferase → MIQKLFKWALGFPFRAYTVMELRTGFATGLPILSSSLFAAYLTGKLNFLYLALFFICGFSFNIVANVANEIRAYLKQEEDENTFTGHLGSEGLVRGDATFLDACLVLLAWIGLGGLTGLILVYLTNSWGLFLLGCLGLIGALCYSLGPFPYIVLPIGELISGLLVGGLSSLVAFWLQTGWLNMSAFIYAFICMMLTVFLMSTNNTGDYEKDKGVRVTFPHIIGFRNSILIMIPESILVIAAWIFLGFTVLTWWQFIVGCLVFFVQGYLRWLKNYFKIQEVYPEMGRDFGPRPLLLIRSFHTIMALLFFIAT, encoded by the coding sequence ATGATTCAAAAATTATTTAAATGGGCGCTTGGTTTTCCCTTTCGTGCCTATACTGTGATGGAGCTGCGCACAGGATTTGCAACAGGTCTACCCATTCTCAGCTCAAGTTTATTTGCAGCTTACTTAACTGGAAAATTAAATTTCCTCTACTTAGCTCTTTTCTTTATTTGTGGTTTTTCATTTAATATTGTGGCGAATGTAGCGAATGAAATTCGTGCTTATTTAAAGCAAGAAGAGGACGAAAATACGTTTACTGGACATTTAGGAAGTGAAGGGTTGGTCAGAGGGGATGCAACATTCTTGGATGCTTGTCTTGTACTACTTGCTTGGATTGGCTTAGGTGGCTTAACTGGTCTGATTCTCGTATATCTAACTAATAGTTGGGGCTTATTCTTATTAGGCTGTCTAGGGTTAATTGGGGCTCTGTGCTACTCTTTAGGACCCTTTCCTTATATTGTCCTACCAATTGGAGAACTTATCTCAGGCCTTCTTGTAGGCGGTTTAAGCTCACTTGTCGCTTTTTGGCTCCAAACCGGTTGGCTAAATATGTCTGCTTTTATTTATGCTTTTATCTGCATGATGTTAACTGTCTTTTTAATGTCTACAAACAACACTGGCGATTATGAGAAAGACAAAGGTGTCAGAGTAACTTTTCCACACATCATTGGTTTTAGAAACTCTATTTTAATCATGATTCCTGAAAGTATTTTAGTCATAGCTGCTTGGATTTTTCTTGGTTTCACTGTCTTAACCTGGTGGCAATTTATTGTAGGATGCCTCGTTTTCTTTGTTCAAGGCTACTTAAGATGGCTGAAAAATTACTTTAAAATTCAAGAAGTTTATCCAGAAATGGGACGCGATTTTGGTCCAAGACCCCTGCTTTTAATCCGTTCATTTCATACAATCATGGCTCTTTTATTTTTTATTGCAACTTAA
- a CDS encoding carbohydrate ABC transporter permease, producing MKRLFTFLKYLTLILWAMIILFPLGILFFGSFMSLEEFSSSQGLRLPESFLYFDNYVTALKEGQLIKSFVVTFFIILVSVVMSVFIGSMVAYTYHRFRFKGRKLLLLAYFLVSAVPMVVTQVGTFNIMTSLHLYNTIWAPIILYIGADVTMIFIYLQNMEQLPIELDQAAMMDGASFFKIYWHVILPLLMPATTTVSLLKMLSIYNDFYIPYLYMPSSDLPTVSTGIFRFVGPTQTNWPLICAFILLSMIPMLIIYLLLQKQIEKGLSQGSVKH from the coding sequence ATGAAACGTCTCTTTACCTTTCTTAAGTACCTCACTTTAATTTTGTGGGCGATGATTATTTTATTTCCTTTAGGGATTCTTTTCTTTGGCTCTTTTATGAGCTTAGAAGAATTTTCAAGTTCTCAAGGATTGCGATTACCTGAAAGTTTTCTTTACTTTGATAATTATGTGACTGCTTTAAAAGAAGGACAGTTAATCAAAAGTTTTGTTGTCACCTTTTTTATTATATTAGTTAGTGTTGTTATGAGTGTCTTTATCGGCTCAATGGTGGCTTACACGTATCATCGGTTCCGTTTTAAAGGGCGTAAATTATTACTCTTAGCTTATTTTCTAGTTTCTGCTGTGCCAATGGTGGTCACTCAAGTTGGAACGTTTAACATTATGACTAGCTTACATCTGTACAATACGATTTGGGCGCCGATTATTCTTTACATTGGAGCAGACGTGACCATGATTTTTATTTATTTACAAAACATGGAACAACTACCTATTGAATTAGATCAAGCCGCTATGATGGACGGGGCATCTTTTTTTAAGATTTATTGGCATGTTATTTTACCACTTTTAATGCCTGCTACCACAACCGTTTCTCTACTTAAAATGTTGAGCATTTACAATGATTTTTATATACCTTATTTATATATGCCAAGTAGTGACTTACCCACTGTTTCAACGGGGATTTTCCGTTTTGTGGGACCAACTCAAACAAATTGGCCACTCATTTGTGCGTTTATTTTATTAAGTATGATTCCCATGCTTATTATCTATCTCCTTTTACAAAAACAAATTGAAAAAGGATTATCTCAAGGGAGTGTCAAACACTAA
- a CDS encoding carbohydrate ABC transporter permease: MNKSNKWVRLFLAVPILLLTIFGILPIINLIVISFTSWNGMGSEFNWVGWDNYTTLFKSPVYWNALRVNLYYLVSGIIQMVIAYYFAVILSEKTRGKNFFKSLFLLPSLISSMAVAMIFRLFLSPKGAFDQLLIFLHLDKWITFWLGNPDQVNITLASISLWRNLGISFILYYGAIQSIPRDYNDVCLIDGASLWQKTKWITIPQTMKVIYLNCILLIIGVISVFDIPFILTNGSNGSTTIVVQTMKLAFEQKKYGIASSLSVCITLIIVLLSGFLNYVKNKGGQKK; this comes from the coding sequence ATGAATAAATCAAATAAATGGGTGCGGCTATTCCTAGCTGTTCCAATTTTATTATTAACGATTTTTGGAATTCTACCAATTATTAATTTAATCGTCATTAGTTTTACTTCTTGGAACGGTATGGGTAGTGAGTTTAATTGGGTGGGCTGGGATAATTACACCACCCTTTTTAAAAGCCCAGTCTATTGGAATGCTTTAAGAGTTAATCTTTATTACCTTGTATCAGGTATCATACAAATGGTCATTGCCTATTATTTTGCCGTGATTTTATCAGAGAAAACAAGAGGAAAAAACTTTTTTAAAAGTCTTTTCCTCCTCCCTTCTCTCATTAGTAGCATGGCTGTGGCAATGATTTTCCGTTTATTTCTTAGTCCTAAAGGAGCTTTTGATCAGTTGCTGATATTTTTACATCTCGACAAGTGGATTACTTTTTGGCTAGGCAATCCTGATCAAGTCAATATCACTCTTGCGAGTATTTCTTTATGGCGCAATCTTGGGATTAGCTTTATTTTATATTACGGAGCAATTCAGAGTATTCCTCGTGATTATAACGACGTTTGCTTAATTGACGGAGCAAGTCTTTGGCAAAAAACAAAATGGATTACGATTCCTCAGACAATGAAAGTTATTTACTTAAACTGTATCTTACTAATTATCGGCGTGATTTCGGTTTTTGACATTCCATTTATTTTAACTAATGGCTCAAATGGCTCAACAACTATTGTGGTTCAAACAATGAAACTTGCCTTTGAACAAAAAAAATATGGCATTGCTTCTAGTCTTTCTGTTTGTATCACATTGATTATTGTTTTACTTAGCGGCTTCTTAAATTATGTAAAAAACAAAGGAGGGCAAAAGAAATGA
- a CDS encoding ABC transporter substrate-binding protein yields the protein MKLKQIILGTIAATFLLAGCSTSKDEAKKTDDKVSGEITVLTNRTDGDDIFKSVEKEFIKKYPDVTKVKFENIADYDKTVTTRLNGGDYGDALFIPFSMAGNRSNYPDYFESLGTTKELEKKYLDVYEADFKDEVYGLPVALNSLGIIYNEDVLKKAGISTVPTTQKQFIKDLELIKEKTDATPFYSNYQAVAIWAGALTSFGGEQFKSDTLKSGDAFKEGMPIREVMDLFYEMASKGLIEEDPMTLDGQTAFKQLADGKIGMLMHGSQEVAGIQKMSKDSIKIMNFPVETDGKTSFPIGAPSVLGVNKHSKNKKTAEAFVEFFVSNESGYTKDLNGMPNTKSDLSKEQQELIDNSHVVLTVAKETPEINTTYSAIADEVGVTRLTDVLQQVINIGLYPDKNMSYEDYTKELSTKWQSAAKNHE from the coding sequence ATGAAATTGAAACAAATCATCTTAGGAACTATCGCTGCAACTTTTTTACTTGCTGGTTGTTCTACTAGTAAAGATGAAGCAAAAAAAACAGATGACAAAGTTAGTGGGGAAATCACTGTTTTGACCAACCGAACGGATGGAGACGATATCTTTAAATCGGTTGAAAAAGAATTTATCAAAAAATACCCAGACGTAACTAAAGTTAAATTTGAAAACATTGCTGATTATGATAAAACTGTCACAACTAGACTAAATGGTGGTGACTACGGGGATGCTTTATTTATTCCATTTTCAATGGCAGGAAATCGTAGTAATTACCCAGATTATTTTGAATCATTAGGAACAACAAAAGAACTAGAGAAAAAATACTTAGATGTTTATGAAGCAGACTTCAAAGATGAAGTTTACGGATTACCTGTGGCTCTTAATTCTCTAGGAATTATCTATAATGAAGACGTGCTTAAAAAAGCTGGCATTAGCACAGTTCCAACAACTCAAAAACAATTCATTAAAGATTTAGAATTAATCAAAGAAAAAACAGACGCGACACCTTTCTATTCAAATTACCAAGCTGTGGCAATTTGGGCAGGTGCTTTAACTTCATTTGGCGGAGAACAATTTAAATCAGACACTTTAAAATCTGGAGATGCTTTTAAAGAAGGTATGCCAATTCGTGAAGTCATGGATTTATTTTATGAAATGGCTTCAAAAGGTTTAATTGAAGAAGATCCTATGACTTTAGATGGGCAAACAGCATTCAAACAATTAGCTGATGGAAAAATCGGCATGCTAATGCACGGTTCACAAGAAGTAGCTGGCATTCAAAAAATGTCAAAAGATTCAATTAAAATCATGAATTTCCCTGTTGAAACCGATGGCAAAACAAGTTTTCCAATCGGTGCACCTTCTGTATTAGGTGTTAACAAACATTCTAAAAATAAAAAAACGGCTGAAGCTTTCGTGGAATTCTTTGTTTCAAATGAAAGTGGCTATACAAAAGATTTAAACGGGATGCCTAATACAAAGTCAGATTTATCAAAAGAACAACAAGAATTAATTGATAACAGTCATGTGGTTCTAACCGTAGCTAAAGAAACACCTGAAATAAACACTACTTATTCAGCTATTGCTGATGAGGTAGGTGTCACTCGTTTAACTGATGTCTTACAACAAGTCATCAATATCGGTTTATACCCTGATAAAAATATGAGTTACGAAGACTACACCAAAGAATTATCAACTAAGTGGCAATCAGCTGCTAAAAATCATGAATAA
- a CDS encoding RluA family pseudouridine synthase, whose translation MAKKKQTPKKVNQPMRVSSYIIEEPIELLPFLIKTLSTMSRNSVKSIMTRGQVTVDGKVVTQHNHELKPGQKVEIQGNKAAKKEVALMGIEIVFEDADIIVIEKEAGMLSVATQKGYDVTAYSQLKQYVKQENPQNKVFIVHRLDRETSGLMLFAKNEQTKYKLQENWKELVSERTYTALVEGKVKREKGTLSSWLTESKTFKIYSSPFDNGGKQATTHFKKIRGNQNYTLLEVHLDTGRKNQIRVHMEDLGHPIVGDKKYGAKGNPMKRLGLHATTLVFEHPTTGKKMKFTTKVPKKFAHQLKEKSE comes from the coding sequence ATGGCAAAGAAAAAGCAAACACCAAAAAAAGTAAACCAACCAATGAGAGTCAGTAGTTATATCATTGAAGAACCAATCGAATTATTACCCTTTTTAATTAAAACATTAAGTACAATGAGTCGTAATTCAGTTAAATCAATCATGACACGTGGTCAAGTTACTGTAGACGGGAAAGTTGTGACTCAACATAATCATGAATTAAAACCAGGTCAAAAAGTGGAGATTCAAGGCAATAAAGCAGCGAAAAAGGAAGTTGCTTTAATGGGCATTGAGATTGTTTTTGAAGATGCGGATATTATTGTGATTGAAAAAGAAGCAGGGATGTTATCAGTTGCCACACAAAAAGGTTATGATGTGACGGCGTACAGTCAATTAAAACAATATGTTAAACAAGAAAATCCTCAAAATAAAGTGTTTATCGTGCATCGTTTAGACCGAGAAACATCAGGTTTAATGCTATTTGCTAAAAATGAACAAACGAAATACAAGCTACAAGAAAACTGGAAAGAGTTAGTTAGTGAAAGAACGTATACTGCTCTTGTAGAGGGGAAAGTTAAGAGAGAAAAAGGTACTTTATCTTCTTGGTTAACAGAGAGTAAGACTTTTAAAATTTACTCATCTCCCTTTGATAATGGGGGAAAACAAGCGACAACTCATTTTAAAAAAATTAGAGGAAACCAAAATTATACCTTACTTGAGGTTCATTTAGATACAGGACGTAAGAATCAAATCCGTGTCCACATGGAAGATTTGGGTCACCCGATTGTAGGAGATAAAAAATATGGTGCTAAAGGAAATCCGATGAAACGTTTAGGTTTACATGCTACGACTTTAGTATTTGAGCATCCAACAACAGGCAAGAAAATGAAATTTACAACCAAAGTACCTAAGAAATTTGCCCATCAATTGAAAGAGAAAAGTGAATAA
- a CDS encoding C69 family dipeptidase, with protein sequence MKKTPRFCTTILVGKNASMDGSTIIARNEDGSDSANPQKFVLITPEQQPTTYISKVNQVKVPLPELSLSYTSTPDADDSYGTFAGAGINSLNVSMTATETSTTNSRILGIDPFVESGIGEADFVTLVLPYIKSAREGVLRLGDLLETYGTYESNGIAFSDKDEIWYLETIGGHHWAAMKIPDDAYVIAPNQFNIDEFYFDTEDNLYSEDLLTMINDNHLNPDFDGFNLRHIFGSRTIKDTEYNTPRAWFIQKYFNPELTQKIENFDLPFTLKPSRKISIEDIKWCLSSHYENTDFDPYIENGVPKKYRSIGLNRNLEVHLLQIRPNVPEEIAGIHWLAFGPNSFNALVPFYTRITDTPQTFKETSSHYQPQSIYWLNRTIALLGDTNYTLYSSLHEAFELEMMAHCRFIQKQTDQQFISKELGLDDLEKVNNQLAEHYLEKATELLGEMVNQGTKKMTLRFNLSD encoded by the coding sequence ATGAAAAAAACACCACGCTTTTGTACAACTATTTTAGTAGGAAAAAATGCTTCCATGGACGGCTCAACGATTATTGCTCGAAATGAAGACGGCAGTGATTCTGCCAATCCTCAAAAATTTGTTTTAATCACACCAGAACAACAACCTACAACTTATATTTCAAAGGTAAATCAAGTTAAGGTCCCACTACCTGAACTTTCTCTTTCCTATACAAGCACCCCTGATGCTGATGATTCATATGGTACTTTTGCTGGTGCTGGGATTAACAGTTTAAACGTGTCCATGACCGCAACTGAAACAAGTACTACCAATTCTCGGATTTTAGGAATCGATCCTTTCGTTGAATCAGGTATTGGAGAAGCTGATTTTGTCACACTTGTACTACCTTATATTAAGTCTGCTAGAGAAGGGGTTTTAAGATTAGGTGACTTACTTGAAACTTACGGCACCTATGAATCAAACGGGATTGCTTTTTCTGATAAAGATGAAATTTGGTACTTGGAGACAATTGGCGGTCATCACTGGGCTGCTATGAAAATCCCTGATGATGCTTACGTGATTGCTCCTAATCAGTTTAATATTGATGAATTTTATTTTGATACTGAGGATAATCTCTACTCTGAAGATTTACTAACAATGATTAATGACAATCATCTCAACCCTGATTTTGACGGTTTCAACTTACGTCATATCTTTGGTAGTCGGACGATTAAAGATACAGAATACAACACACCTCGTGCTTGGTTTATTCAAAAATACTTTAATCCTGAATTAACTCAGAAAATCGAAAATTTTGATTTACCTTTCACACTAAAACCTAGTAGAAAAATTAGCATTGAAGATATTAAATGGTGTTTGAGTTCACACTACGAAAACACAGACTTTGATCCTTATATAGAAAATGGCGTTCCTAAAAAATACCGTTCTATTGGGTTAAATCGTAATTTAGAAGTCCATCTATTACAAATTAGACCGAACGTTCCAGAAGAAATCGCTGGTATTCATTGGTTAGCCTTTGGACCTAATTCTTTCAATGCCCTAGTGCCTTTTTATACTAGAATCACAGATACACCTCAAACATTTAAAGAAACATCCAGTCACTATCAGCCTCAATCTATTTATTGGTTAAACCGTACAATTGCTCTATTAGGTGATACGAATTACACTTTATATAGTAGTCTCCACGAAGCCTTTGAATTAGAAATGATGGCTCATTGTCGATTCATCCAAAAACAAACTGATCAACAATTCATAAGTAAAGAACTAGGCTTAGATGATTTGGAAAAAGTGAACAACCAACTAGCCGAACACTACTTAGAAAAAGCCACAGAACTATTAGGTGAAATGGTCAACCAAGGAACAAAAAAAATGACCCTAAGATTTAATCTTTCAGACTAA
- a CDS encoding ECF transporter S component — protein sequence MKNKSKAYRLTIRGILIAIIIVQSMVPFLGFIPLFVTSLTIIHITVIVASVTLGTKDGMLIGLIWGLLTMFRAWTMPTTPIDTLIFTNPIVSVVPRILVGVVAGLLFSFIYKKTKKVSLSTIIASGAASLTNTVLVLGLMGIIYTAPVAQAYQTTSKGLWTVLLTIVGTNGIPEMIAAMVITPLIVGAIFSATDLLESRI from the coding sequence TTGAAAAATAAAAGTAAAGCTTACCGGTTAACGATTCGAGGAATTTTAATAGCGATTATTATCGTTCAATCTATGGTGCCTTTTTTAGGATTTATACCTTTGTTCGTTACTAGTTTAACGATTATTCATATTACTGTTATTGTAGCCAGTGTAACTTTGGGCACAAAAGACGGGATGTTAATTGGTTTGATTTGGGGTCTTTTAACGATGTTTCGAGCCTGGACAATGCCAACAACTCCAATAGATACTTTAATTTTTACAAATCCAATTGTATCCGTAGTTCCTAGAATTTTAGTGGGTGTCGTTGCAGGTCTTTTATTTAGTTTTATCTACAAAAAAACTAAAAAAGTTTCCTTATCTACTATTATAGCTTCTGGAGCAGCATCATTAACCAATACGGTTTTAGTACTGGGATTAATGGGAATTATCTATACTGCACCTGTAGCACAAGCTTACCAAACAACTTCAAAAGGATTGTGGACAGTACTTTTAACTATTGTTGGAACGAATGGTATACCAGAGATGATTGCAGCAATGGTAATTACACCACTCATTGTAGGAGCTATTTTCTCTGCAACAGATTTACTTGAATCAAGAATATAA
- a CDS encoding RidA family protein — MFISGQLPINGATGKKPEDFVEQTKESLSNIKAILEEVGLDVTNIVKMTIFLDDISDFEKVNEVYCSFFSEPFPARSTIEVSKLPKNAKVEIEAIATK, encoded by the coding sequence ATGTTTATTTCTGGTCAATTACCTATCAATGGTGCCACTGGAAAAAAGCCCGAAGATTTTGTGGAACAAACTAAGGAAAGTTTAAGTAATATCAAAGCGATTTTAGAAGAAGTTGGTTTAGATGTGACAAACATTGTGAAGATGACGATCTTTTTAGATGATATTTCAGATTTTGAAAAAGTTAATGAGGTGTATTGCAGTTTCTTTTCTGAACCGTTTCCAGCTCGTAGTACGATAGAGGTGTCCAAACTTCCTAAAAATGCAAAAGTAGAAATTGAAGCGATAGCTACTAAATAA